The DNA sequence CCCCCGGATTTATTTCCAGCGAAACATTATCCACCGCTTTAAAGCTCTTGCTCTTATCTTTGTGATCGGGGTATATTTTGGTGATGTTCACCAGCTTGACTCCCGTTGGCTGTTTCTTCATTTCAGTTTCCCTCCGTAACAACAGTGCGGCTGACTCCGAAGAATTTCAGGAAGAGGTTCATGAGCAGAATGGCGCTGTATACAATAAGAATCAGCAGCGTTGAATAAGCGCAGGCCACGCCGAACCGCCCGATATCCGCCTGTGCCATAATCTGGGGCGTAATCAGCTGGTGGGATGGCGAAACCAGAAAGATAACGGCGCTGGTGGCAGTCATACTGCGGACAAAGGCGGTAACCAGCCCACTGAAAAAGGAATCCTTAATGAGGGGCAGGGTGACCGAAGTGAAAACCTTGCCGGAACCGGCTCCCATATCGTAGGCGGATTCCTCCAGCGATTTATCAATCTGCCGCAGAGCGGACATGCCCGAGCGTGTTCCCACCGGCAGGCTGCGCACCACATAAGCCAGAATGATGATAGCGGCCGTGCCGGTCAAAGTCATAAAGCCGGAGCCCAGCAGGCCGGTGTTAAAGGCTCGGATATAGCCAAGACCCAACACCGTTCCGGGAACAGCCATGGCGAAAAGGGAGGTGAATTCGATAAAGCTCTTGCCGATAAACCGCCGCTTTACCACCAGATAGGCGATAATCATAGAGATAATGGCAGTGATGGGTGCCGCAATCGCCGAGAAGATCAGCGAATCCTTAAAGGGCTTGATGCCCACAGTCAGCACATACTTAAAATGAGCCAAACTAAAGGAATAATCCCGGCCCCACAGCTTAAACAAAGCCCCCAAAGGCACCAGCGCATAAAACACCAGCACACAGACAGTGAAAAACAGGCAAATGGCCGAAAGGGGAACCGTTACGCTTTTATCCCCAATGGGCATCCGTTCCCGGCTGGCTTTTCCGGTAAGGGTGGCCACGCTCTTGCTTTCCACCCAATATTTGGAGAGAACAAACAAAGACATGGAAAGAAGTAAAAGAATCACAGCCATGACAGTGGCACCCTTTAAATCATAAGCGCCCACTGCCTGTATGTAAATAGAAGTGGCCAGTGTGGAGTAGTTGCCGCCAATCATCATCGGGTTGGAAAAATCCGCAACAGCCTCAATAAAGGTTATGAGAAAGGCGTTGGCAAGCCCCGGAGCCAGCAAAGGAAGGGTAACGGTGGTGAAGGTTTCCCACCGGGAAGCCCCTAAATTGCGGGCAGCTTCCTCCAAAGCGGGATCAATGTTTTTCAGCAGCCCCTTGAGCATGAGATAGCAGATGGGGAAAAAGGTCAGTGTTTCCACAATCAGAATGCCGTGGAGGCCATAGATGTTGGCATCCACCATGCCGAACAGCTTGTTGGTAATAAAACCGCTTCGGCCAAAAAGCATAATGGCCGAAAGGGAAAGAACAAAAGGCGGCGAAACCACCGGGAGAACAGATATAATCTTGAAAAGCCCGCCGAATCGGGTTTTGACATAGCAATCCACATAGGCAAACAAAAAGCCCACCGAGGTTGCCAGTATCCCGCTGCACAGGCCCAGAATTAGCGTGTTGAGAAAAACGCCCCGAAAGGATCGCTTTGACCATATCTCCATATAACCGGCAAAAGAAACCCCGCCACCATCTCCGGCGAAGCTTTCCAAAAGCAGGGAGAAAATGGGGTATACAATAAACAGCAGTAAAAACAAAATAAGCAGGAGCACAGCGGTTTTAATGAGCGGATCGTTCTGAATTTTCCTGTGTTTTTTCACGGCAATACCCCCTGACATAGCCGGTCACCCCCAGTGTTTCAATGGAATCGGGCTTTTTTCGCTTGCGTGAGCAGGTGAAAAGAAAAATCACAGTACACCTATTTGAAATCCATAAGTGTACTGTGATCCGGGTTAAACAGCTGCTACCCCATGGATGCTTTTATACAACAATCTTATCGGCAGTGATGTATTTGTTCCATTCATTTACCAGACGTTCCCGGTTATCCGCAGACCACGAAAAATCATAGTCAATGAGCTTGGTGTTGGAAAGCACATCCGCTTCCGGGGGATTTTTGGCACCCTCAACTGTGAGGAACTGATAAGCGCCCACCTCTTGGCCGATTTGCTGGCACTCGGGGGTCAGTGCAAACTCAATAAAGAGCTTGGCGGCTTCTTCCTGCTTGGAATTGGCGATAATGGCGGTTGCACCGATTTCGTAGCCGGTCCCCTCGCTTGGAGCGGAAAGCACTACGTTATCGTAGCCCAGCTTCTGCTGGGTAATGCCATCGTGCAGCATACCGATAGCGATTTCCAATTCTCCGCTGCCCACCAGCTTAGAGGGGCCGCCGCCGGTTTTGGGGTACTGCTTGATGTTCTTATCCAGTGCGCTCAGGTATTCCATGGCTTCTTTTTCGCCCATGAGCTGAACCAGCGTGGAAACGATGTTGTAGCCGGTGCCGGAAGCGCCGGGATTAGCAAAGGAAATGCAGTTTTGATATTTAGGATCAATCAGATCGGCCCAAGAGGTGGGAACAGGCAGGTTCTTCTCTTTGAGCAAATCCTCGTTGCAGATAAAACCGATGTAACCGCTGTAAATGCCATACCAGCGGCCTTCCTCACCGATATAGGCCTCAGAAAGAAGGTTTTTGGCGTTCTGGGCTTCATAAGGAGCCAACAGCCCTTCGGAGGCAGCCACAATGTAAGGATCGTTGGGGCCGCCATACCAAACTCCGGCTTGGGGGTTGGCGGCTTCTTCTTTGATGCGGGCATAAACCTCGCCTGTGCTCATGCGGACAAAGGTGGTTTTAACGCCGGTGGATTTTTCAAAAGCTTCGCACACCCGAGCCACATGTTCCTCATCACAGGAGCCATAGACAGTCAAATCCAGCCCCTGACCCGCCGAAGCGGTCGGCTTGGAGCCGCAGCCGGTAAAAGATAAAACGGAAACCAACATGAATGCAAGAATCAGACTGAGCAGCTTGGCAGTTTTGGTTGGTGCTTTCATCATGCAATCCTCCAGTGTATAATGATAAATCGTATTGTCACCCGAAAGAAATAAAACAGGCGGCCTCCCTTCCTGTGGAAATGGCAGGATACACATTCGTGAAGAAGGAACTATAAAATTTTATTTCATTTAAAACGGATAATGCAACGGCTATGATACCGGAGAGGTTTCCTTTTATTATTATATAAAGGTTCATCTATTTTGTCAATATTATAATTAAACAAAATCAATATATTTATGTATAATATATACATAGATAACCAAGCTGTGAAATTATATTTCAAGACGATGGAGGGGGATATTGGTGGAGGGAGATTCATCTGTCTCTTCTCCATACAGGAAATCAGAAAATGCTTTAAAAATCAGTGAAGTGGATATAGCTCCCGGGTCGGGGTGACCGATGGTTGCCTCGTGAAAGTTTTTAGAGCGTCCGGTCCGGGAACGCAGCGTACTGCTGTGGGCGGCGCCCGCCTGTGCCGCAAGGGAGGCGGCTTCCAGCAAGGCCTTGATATCATCGCTTTCTGCCGCCGATTTTTCCATAGCTTCCACAGCGGGGGCCAGCGCATCCAGCATGGTTTTCTGCCCCGGCTTTGCCTTGCCTCTCTTTTGAATAGCCTGCTGCCCTGCATCGAAAAAAGCGGCAAGCTGGGCTGCGGTTACTCCATTCGAATCGGTCAGATGCTCCAGGCCGCCAATAAACAGCGTGCCAAAAATAACACCGGAAGCGCCTCCCATGGTTTTGACCAGCTCTATTCCGGTGGCACGGAAAAGCTGTGCCGGGTTTTCAAAGGCAGTGGTGGAAAGCATCTCCTCCAGTGCGGTAAAGCCCCGTTTCATACCAATGCCATGATCCCCATCGCCGATAATTGTATCAATTTTGGTGAGATAGGGCTCGTTTTCCACAATCACCCGTGCGCTGTAAAGCAGCATACGGCGGAGCTGATCGGTTGTCAGCCGGTTCATATTGTCACCTCAAATTGTAAAATCATAGCCTTTGGCCGGTTTTAGCAGAGCGTCCAGCTCGGCATCCGCCGCCAGCAGGCTCACAATAAAGCCGGTAGCGTTGAAGGCATTGAAATAAGCGCCAAAGGAGCAGGCTGCTACCAAGTGGCCTGCTTGTTCCAGTTCAGTTTTCAGCAGGCCGGTGAGAATAGCTGATTCCAGATAGGTGCTTTGCTGCATACGGTTGACTGCTAAATGATAGCGGGAACCGGGGAATGCCTCCAGTTCATTGGTAAGCCAGCGGCAAAGCTCACTGGTTAGCTGATCGGCGTTTTGATAGGGTAGGCTGTGGGGTGCTTTTTCCCCGGAAAAACCAGCTCCGAATTCCATCGCTTGTTCTTGTGGGTTGATTTGCACCGATACCGAACGCAGCCGGTGATTGCCCTTTTCCACAATGCGGAAAACCTCATCCAGCTCCGCTCCTGTGTCAGCGGCGGCACTGGCCAGCTTGATCAGCAATCCGATGCCGCACAGGCCGCCCCGGTTTTCTTGTGGTTCACCCCGGGCGCTAAAAAGATCGTCTGTGGCATAAACAGTTCGCACAGGAATGCCCTCGCCAGCCAATAGCTCCTGCGCCATATCGTTGTTGAGGAAATCCCCGGCAAAATTGTTGGTGAGAAACAGAATGCCCTTTCCTTGATTGAGCCGCTTGGCCACTTCGTATAGGGTATAGGCATTGGGTGCGTTGGCAAAATCCCCCGAGCAAGCGCCGTCGGCTAGGCCCTCGCCCACAAAGCCTGTGAAAAGGGGGCCATGGCTTCCGCCGCCGCTGATGACAACCTGTACCCGATTTCGCCGGGGGTATTTTTTAAACAGTGTGTGGCTGTAGGGGCTGGGGATTCGCTCAAAGATACCCGGCTGAGCGGCTTGGATGCCGTCCAGCGCCTCCTCCAAAGCATTGGGGCGGTGACCAAAAACACCCATCAAATCTTTCATAAAGATACCACCCCCGCTAATTCTTTTGATTTTTCTGCGCCATATCCACAATAACGGCAAATAGAATAATCAAGCCGGTTATGACCTTCTGCCAGTAGGAGGAAACCTGTAAAAGATTCATGCCGTTGTTGATGATGGCGATAATAGCCACGCCCATCATAGCACGGGCCACACTGCCGCTGCCGCCGGTGAGGCTGGTTCCGCCCAGCACGGTGGAGGCAATAGCAAACATTTCGTATCCATCGCAGGAGGCGGGCTGGCCGTTGTTAAGCCGGGAGGCTACGCACACACCACCCAGAGCCGCCATAATGGAGCAGAGAATATGTACCCGAAGCTTGACATTTTTCACGTTAATGCCGCTGAGGTGCGCCACACTTTCGTTGCTGCCCACTGCATAAACATGCCGCCCAAAAACGGTTTTGGTCAGCAGAATGTGCATGAGAACCACCACCACAATGGTGAATAGGGTGATGATAGGGATAACGCCCAGCTGCATATCCTCTGTGGGCAGGATGCGCCCGGCTCCCAGCCAGGCAAAGTTATTGCTCAGCCCATATACCGGCTGGCCGCCGGTGACCACATAGGCAAAGCCCCGGGCCATGGTCATCATAGCCAGTGTGGCGATCATGGGAACAACCCGGAAGCGGGTGATCATCATCCCGTTAAAAAGGCCGCAGATGCCGCCGATGACAATGGCGCTCCCCACCTGAATCAGCAGGCTGGAGCCAGTGGACATATTGGGGAACCGCAATCCCACAAAGGCAGAAAAGATTCCGGCAAAGGCGGCCACAGAACCAAGGCTGATATCGATGCCGCCGGTTATAATCACAAAGGTGATGCCGGTGGCCAGCAGTGCATTGATGGACATCTGGGAGGTGACATTGATGAGATTACCCATTGTTAAAAAGGTGGGGCTTGCCAGACTGAAAGCCACCACGATAATCAGCAGAAAGACAACCACTGCATTTTTGCTCATCCAGCTTTTAACATTTACCATACTATTCAAACTCCCCTGTTTCTATAGTTGTATAGGTTTAAAACCGCAACGTGGTTTTAAACAGCGGCGATCTGCCGCTAACCGCCATAGGCGGTCTATACCGAGCCTGTTTTCATTTCAACTGCCGCTGTGAAGGCTGGAAAGCTGAATCACGCTGTATTCGTTGGCTTCCTCCCGGGAAAGCTCGCCGCTGATGCGCCCTTCCCGCATGACTAGAATCCGGTCGCTGACCCCCAGGATTTCCGGGAGCTCAGAAGAGACCATAACAATGCAGCCGCCCTGCTCCACAAACTCGTTCATCAGGCTGTAAAATTCAGATTTGGCGTTTACATCAATGCCGCGGGTGGGCTCATCCAACAGAAGTATCTTCGACTGAGCCACCAGCCATTTGGCAAGGATGATTTTTTGCTGGTTGCCCCCGGAAAGATGGCTGACCTCTGTGTAAATACCGGGTGCACGCACCTTTAGCTTTTTATAGTATTCAGTCGTGATTTCTTTCTCCCACTTTGTATTGATGAAGGAAAGGCCTGCCATACGTTTGGCGGTGCGCAGCAGGCTGGGGAGAGAAACGTTGTCCTTTATTTTCGCCTTGAGCATCAGTCCGGTGCTGCGGCGATCCTCTGTTACAAACCCAAGGCCACTCTCGATGGCCTCCTTGGGGCTGCGGAGCTTTACGGGCTGACCTTCCAGAAAGACCTGCCCTGCATCCGGCTGGCGGGCGGCAAAAATGCTTTCCAGCACATCGGTGCGTTTGGCTCCTACAAGACCGGCGATGCCGAGAATTTCCCCGGCATAGGCGGTGAAGGAAATGTCGCTGAAAACGCCGCTTACCGTGAGGTTTTCCACCCGGAGCATTTCTTTGCCCGGTGTGTGCTCTTTTTTGTTGTAGTAATCCTTTAGCTCACGTCCCACCATACTGCCGACAATTTCGGCTTCGGTGGTTTCAGAAAGCAGCATGGTTCTGACCTTTTGGCCATCCCGCAGAACGGTAACCCTTGCGCAGACAACGGGCAGCTCCTTCATGCGGTGTGTTATGTAAATAATGGCGACATGATTCTGCTTGAGTATTTCAATCTGCCGGAACAAAGCGAAGATTTCACTATCCGACAGGGATGAGGTAGGCTCATCCATAATAACAATCCGGGAGTTTTTCACAATGATTTTGGCGATTTCGATCAGCTGCTGCTGTGCAGCGCTGAGCGATCCGGCCAGACTGGTGGCCTCTAGCTTGGCACCCATGCCGTCCAAGACCTCTTGTGCTTTTTGGTTCATTTCACGGCGGCTCAGCAGCATTCCTTTGTGGGGCTCCATGCCGAGGAAGATGTTTTCCGCCACGGTCAGGTGATTGGCAATACTCAGCTCCTGATGGATAATGGAGATGCCCTCATCCAAGGCTTGGCGGGGGTTTTTGAACTGGCGTTCCTGCCCATCGTATACAATACTGCCCTCTGTGGGGGTATACACACCGGAAATGATTTTAACCAGTGTGGATTTTCCGGCTCCGTTTTCACCCACCAGAGCATGGGCCTCTCCGGGGTAAAAATCAATGGATACATCGCTGAGAGCCCGGGCGCCCGGAAACAATTTGGTGATGTTCTTCACCTGTAGAATAGGGGTTGGTTCCCTCTTGTTTTCCATTTCTTCACCATTCCTGCCTATGCGATTCGTGATTCTGTTTATGAGCGGTCTTATGCTCGAAATAGGCGGGCCTTTCCAAAAAGGATATACTGCAATTTACACGGATATAGCTATGAATAGACCAATTCTCCGGGCAGAATTTTACCCGGAGAATTGATAGGAGTGCCGTGTTGGGCTTTCCCCTCGTGGTTAGCTGAAAGCCGTGTGGTTTTATACGAATCTTCCAGTATGGAGTGGTCTTACAGGCCGTTTTTCTCGATGTATTCGGCTGTGATGATATAAGGATCAATGGGAATCAGTTTCGCATCCACCGAACCGGAAGTTAGGTACTTGTGAACCTGCTGGGTGATGGTGGTGCCGATAAGAGCGGGGTTCTGGGAAATTTCAGAAACCCACCACTGGCCGTCGCCTTCCTTATCCTTGATAGCGGCAATGGCTTCGGGGTTGCCGTCAAAGCCGACTACAAGGGTCTTGGCTCCTGCGGCCTTGATAGCGGAAAGGGCACCGGTTGCGGCGGGATCACCGGCACAGAAAATAACGGCCAGATCCGGTTTGGAAACCAGCCAATCCTGTGTCAGAGACATGGCCACGTTGGCATCGCCTTCGTAGTTGCCGAAGAAGGGGTATTCAACATCGGTCTGTGCCTTGATAACTTCTTCAAAGCCCTTCTGGCGATCCAGAACCGAGGCGGAGGCAGGGTTACCGATCATGGCGACTGAGCTTCCTTTAGGGGCAAGGCGCAAAGCTTCCTGAGCGCCCAAACGGCCGCCTTCCACGTTATCGGTGCCAGCGTGACAGATGATGGAATCGGAGTCGTAGCCTGAATCAAAGGTGAAACAGGGAATACCGGAAGCGGAGGCGGCATCAATAGCGGGGCCTACACCGGCGGCGTCTACGGTAGCCAGAGCAATGGCATCCACCTTCATGGCGACCAGATTGTCGATGTGGTTGGACTGAACGTTGGCATCCAGCTCGCCGTCGTAAACAATGGCTTCGATGCCAAGCTTTTTGGATTCCTCAACAATGGCGGCTTCAATCAGGTTATAGAATACATGCTCCCGGGAGCCCACAATGAAGCCAACGGTGATTTTCTTATCGGCTGCTGATTCGGGGGCGGCGCTGCTGGCGGCTGAAGGAGCCGTAGATGAAGCGGGGGCTGCCTGAGAAGTTGCCGGGGTGCTGCTGCCGCAGCCAGCCAAAGCCATAAGCACGAGAACCGCGGCCAGAACAATGCTGATTGATTTTCTTTTCAAGTCTAGAATCCTCCTTTTCGTGGAACCAGTTTTGTGTTGTTTCAGTTTATACTCACCAAACTTCAAAATATAAACGTGGTTTTGAAGTCTCCGTCTACAGGCGGATAAGGCAGCCGGAGCGGCCTTCTGGCAGAGTGTATAATACTTATCTGCGATTAAAACAATCGAAAAATATCCATTGTTTTAATCCGGCAAGCAAAGCTTGCCGCTGCACTGAAAGTGCAGGCAGAACGCATCGAACAACGTCTCCACGGGCTGTGCCCGCTGCCGCATTTCATGCGGCACACACAGAGGGAAAGGGGATGTTGGATTGTATCTTTCACTTGAAAATGCGTTGAAATTAAAGGGGTGATGCGTCTGTTGATATCCGATATATAATATTGTTTATTTATGATTGAATTTATTTGAATATTATCATATATAGATTATACAGTCAATAATAATCTACAATTATAATTTTTTTGTTATAATCTATATAAATTATGATACCATATTTAAACAATTCAAATAAACGAAAAAAAACGATAGAATTTTAGCGGAATTTGTTTCGGAAAAATGCGGACAAACCCCTACGGCAAAGTTTACTGAGATTGGGGTGCAAAAACAGTCTGATATAGGAACAGAAATTATTTTTTTTCGGGCTTAAGATAAGCAGAAAAGCTTTAGAATGGATTCCTGCTTCTTGTTTGCCCCAATTTTTTTCACAAGGTTTAAGGCAATGCATAATCATACCGAAAATACAAAGGCTATGGCTATAGAATGGGAGATTATACTCATTTTGCTTCCAAATTGTCTGCAAAATGTTTTGCAGTTAAACTGACTTTAAGCAGTTCAACTTGCGCATGGGGAAGCAACTGGGAAAACACAGGGGGAATGGTCAATTTGTCGTTGTCTTCGATGCTGCGGAAAGCTCTTACAGGCTCCAGCCGCAAACCGCCCAATCAGGAAAATCATCCCCGGGAGCATGGCTTCCCGGCACTGGAAGAGAGCCTGGAGAAAAATATATCGTCATTTAAAGAATATTTGGGTACAAGCGAAGATGTAAAATATCACGCTTTTTCTTTTGGCCGGAATTTGGAATTTAATGGAACCTTGCTGTTTCTTGATGGAATGGTCAGCAGCGATACGATTACCCAGAGCATTTTGAAACCGCTCATATCCAATAAAGAAATCAGCCGAAAAAAAGACGATATCCAAAGCATGCAGGATATCCAAAAAAGCATGCTTTGTTCAGGCGATGTGGTCTGCCAGAAAGAGTTCGCCAAGCTGTTGGATGGCCTTTTATCCGGTGACACGATTTTTCTGTTGGATGGATTTCCCCAAGGCTTGGTGATCAGCACCCGAAATTGGGATAAGAGAAGTGTAACGGAGCCTCAGACCGAATCGGTGGTTAGGGGCCCCCGAGAAGGCTTTACTGAAAATTTCAGAACCAATACCTCTCTGATGCGCCGCAGGCTGAAATCCCATCGGCTGCGCATGGAGCATATGGTGATCGGTGAGAAAACCTCCACCAGTGTGTGTATTGTTTATATTGAAGGAGTAGCAAAGCCCGAAATAGTGAAAACCCTTCGCCAGCGCCTGGCTCAGGTGCATGTTGATTCGATTTTAGATGCAAGCTACTTGGAGGAATACATTGAGGATTCCCATTTTTCCGTTTTTTCCACGGTCAATTATACCGAAAAACCGGATGTGGCCGCCGCCAAAATTTTAGAGGGCCGAGTGGGCATTATTACAGATGGCAGCCCCTTTATGCTCACGGTTCCTGCACTGTTTATCGAAAGCTTTCAGACTGCTGAGGATTACTATATCCGCCCCTTTTATGCCAGTATCACCCGCCTTATGCGGTTTTTGGCTTATGCTATTTCCATTTTTGCGGTACCCATCTATA is a window from the Oscillospiraceae bacterium MB08-C2-2 genome containing:
- a CDS encoding iron ABC transporter permease, with translation MSGGIAVKKHRKIQNDPLIKTAVLLLILFLLLFIVYPIFSLLLESFAGDGGGVSFAGYMEIWSKRSFRGVFLNTLILGLCSGILATSVGFLFAYVDCYVKTRFGGLFKIISVLPVVSPPFVLSLSAIMLFGRSGFITNKLFGMVDANIYGLHGILIVETLTFFPICYLMLKGLLKNIDPALEEAARNLGASRWETFTTVTLPLLAPGLANAFLITFIEAVADFSNPMMIGGNYSTLATSIYIQAVGAYDLKGATVMAVILLLLSMSLFVLSKYWVESKSVATLTGKASRERMPIGDKSVTVPLSAICLFFTVCVLVFYALVPLGALFKLWGRDYSFSLAHFKYVLTVGIKPFKDSLIFSAIAAPITAIISMIIAYLVVKRRFIGKSFIEFTSLFAMAVPGTVLGLGYIRAFNTGLLGSGFMTLTGTAAIIILAYVVRSLPVGTRSGMSALRQIDKSLEESAYDMGAGSGKVFTSVTLPLIKDSFFSGLVTAFVRSMTATSAVIFLVSPSHQLITPQIMAQADIGRFGVACAYSTLLILIVYSAILLMNLFLKFFGVSRTVVTEGN
- a CDS encoding ABC transporter substrate-binding protein: MMKAPTKTAKLLSLILAFMLVSVLSFTGCGSKPTASAGQGLDLTVYGSCDEEHVARVCEAFEKSTGVKTTFVRMSTGEVYARIKEEAANPQAGVWYGGPNDPYIVAASEGLLAPYEAQNAKNLLSEAYIGEEGRWYGIYSGYIGFICNEDLLKEKNLPVPTSWADLIDPKYQNCISFANPGASGTGYNIVSTLVQLMGEKEAMEYLSALDKNIKQYPKTGGGPSKLVGSGELEIAIGMLHDGITQQKLGYDNVVLSAPSEGTGYEIGATAIIANSKQEEAAKLFIEFALTPECQQIGQEVGAYQFLTVEGAKNPPEADVLSNTKLIDYDFSWSADNRERLVNEWNKYITADKIVV
- the dhaL gene encoding dihydroxyacetone kinase subunit DhaL, producing MNRLTTDQLRRMLLYSARVIVENEPYLTKIDTIIGDGDHGIGMKRGFTALEEMLSTTAFENPAQLFRATGIELVKTMGGASGVIFGTLFIGGLEHLTDSNGVTAAQLAAFFDAGQQAIQKRGKAKPGQKTMLDALAPAVEAMEKSAAESDDIKALLEAASLAAQAGAAHSSTLRSRTGRSKNFHEATIGHPDPGAISTSLIFKAFSDFLYGEETDESPSTNIPLHRLEI
- a CDS encoding dihydroxyacetone kinase subunit DhaK, which produces MKDLMGVFGHRPNALEEALDGIQAAQPGIFERIPSPYSHTLFKKYPRRNRVQVVISGGGSHGPLFTGFVGEGLADGACSGDFANAPNAYTLYEVAKRLNQGKGILFLTNNFAGDFLNNDMAQELLAGEGIPVRTVYATDDLFSARGEPQENRGGLCGIGLLIKLASAAADTGAELDEVFRIVEKGNHRLRSVSVQINPQEQAMEFGAGFSGEKAPHSLPYQNADQLTSELCRWLTNELEAFPGSRYHLAVNRMQQSTYLESAILTGLLKTELEQAGHLVAACSFGAYFNAFNATGFIVSLLAADAELDALLKPAKGYDFTI
- a CDS encoding ABC transporter permease — protein: MVNVKSWMSKNAVVVFLLIIVVAFSLASPTFLTMGNLINVTSQMSINALLATGITFVIITGGIDISLGSVAAFAGIFSAFVGLRFPNMSTGSSLLIQVGSAIVIGGICGLFNGMMITRFRVVPMIATLAMMTMARGFAYVVTGGQPVYGLSNNFAWLGAGRILPTEDMQLGVIPIITLFTIVVVVLMHILLTKTVFGRHVYAVGSNESVAHLSGINVKNVKLRVHILCSIMAALGGVCVASRLNNGQPASCDGYEMFAIASTVLGGTSLTGGSGSVARAMMGVAIIAIINNGMNLLQVSSYWQKVITGLIILFAVIVDMAQKNQKN
- a CDS encoding sugar ABC transporter ATP-binding protein is translated as MENKREPTPILQVKNITKLFPGARALSDVSIDFYPGEAHALVGENGAGKSTLVKIISGVYTPTEGSIVYDGQERQFKNPRQALDEGISIIHQELSIANHLTVAENIFLGMEPHKGMLLSRREMNQKAQEVLDGMGAKLEATSLAGSLSAAQQQLIEIAKIIVKNSRIVIMDEPTSSLSDSEIFALFRQIEILKQNHVAIIYITHRMKELPVVCARVTVLRDGQKVRTMLLSETTEAEIVGSMVGRELKDYYNKKEHTPGKEMLRVENLTVSGVFSDISFTAYAGEILGIAGLVGAKRTDVLESIFAARQPDAGQVFLEGQPVKLRSPKEAIESGLGFVTEDRRSTGLMLKAKIKDNVSLPSLLRTAKRMAGLSFINTKWEKEITTEYYKKLKVRAPGIYTEVSHLSGGNQQKIILAKWLVAQSKILLLDEPTRGIDVNAKSEFYSLMNEFVEQGGCIVMVSSELPEILGVSDRILVMREGRISGELSREEANEYSVIQLSSLHSGS
- a CDS encoding substrate-binding domain-containing protein → MKRKSISIVLAAVLVLMALAGCGSSTPATSQAAPASSTAPSAASSAAPESAADKKITVGFIVGSREHVFYNLIEAAIVEESKKLGIEAIVYDGELDANVQSNHIDNLVAMKVDAIALATVDAAGVGPAIDAASASGIPCFTFDSGYDSDSIICHAGTDNVEGGRLGAQEALRLAPKGSSVAMIGNPASASVLDRQKGFEEVIKAQTDVEYPFFGNYEGDANVAMSLTQDWLVSKPDLAVIFCAGDPAATGALSAIKAAGAKTLVVGFDGNPEAIAAIKDKEGDGQWWVSEISQNPALIGTTITQQVHKYLTSGSVDAKLIPIDPYIITAEYIEKNGL
- a CDS encoding spore germination protein, producing the protein MSLSSMLRKALTGSSRKPPNQENHPREHGFPALEESLEKNISSFKEYLGTSEDVKYHAFSFGRNLEFNGTLLFLDGMVSSDTITQSILKPLISNKEISRKKDDIQSMQDIQKSMLCSGDVVCQKEFAKLLDGLLSGDTIFLLDGFPQGLVISTRNWDKRSVTEPQTESVVRGPREGFTENFRTNTSLMRRRLKSHRLRMEHMVIGEKTSTSVCIVYIEGVAKPEIVKTLRQRLAQVHVDSILDASYLEEYIEDSHFSVFSTVNYTEKPDVAAAKILEGRVGIITDGSPFMLTVPALFIESFQTAEDYYIRPFYASITRLMRFLAYAISIFAVPIYIALTTFHQELIPTTLLITIASAREGTPFPALMEALIMVLSFEILREAGLRLPRPVGQSVSIVGALVMGDAAVSAGLVGAPMVITVAITAVAGFIIPSQIDSITILRIIMMLLASMLGGFGIAVGLLGVLVHLAVLKSFGVPYCGAVIPSRDQQDTFIRLPLWMMIKRPETIAGRDEVRKTGWMPATGKESDGQSENNQ